One bacterium genomic region harbors:
- a CDS encoding hydrogenase iron-sulfur subunit, which produces MRELKPEIVVFCCHNSIPKAVNLEEVQKRTNLKLIKMPCSGKVEVLYLLKALESGADGVLVAGCLDGICQSLEGNLRAKTRVSQAKKYLEEIGIGQERLQISQLDSSSQQALVEAVNRLVEQINDLGPNPLSKIC; this is translated from the coding sequence ATGCGAGAACTCAAACCGGAGATTGTAGTTTTTTGCTGCCATAACTCCATCCCAAAAGCAGTTAATCTTGAAGAGGTACAAAAAAGAACCAACCTCAAACTAATCAAAATGCCCTGCTCAGGGAAAGTAGAGGTATTATACTTGCTTAAGGCATTGGAGTCTGGAGCTGACGGGGTGCTGGTAGCTGGGTGTTTGGATGGTATCTGTCAGTCCCTGGAGGGCAATCTGCGAGCTAAAACAAGGGTTTCCCAGGCTAAGAAATACCTGGAGGAGATTGGGATTGGACAGGAGCGGCTTCAGATAAGCCAGTTGGATTCATCCAGTCAACAAGCCCTGGTTGAGGCTGTAAACAGGCTGGTGGAGCAAATTAATGATTTAGGACCGAATCCACTGAGTAAGATTTGCTAA